One window of the Brevundimonas goettingensis genome contains the following:
- a CDS encoding coiled-coil domain-containing protein: MTKAVRPRPAKTPVKATVTATAETLPGKKAITVAPPAAAGPAPVFLHSGFRTSSTWLWKHFRERPAFRAYYEIFHEALGGLRMDAARTVQSDQWRSRHPSGAPYFLEFIPLMDPAGGIRGFTGEPALAAAFFPDGGLGGDLPSGEVKYVAGLIANAQDAGRIPVLTCTRTLGRADALKRRFGGTHILIHRNLFHQWNSFSGQHRTGNLYFLEYLFLIIARSRDDAFMDLLKTFTPADIETDFPMAIESRYDDAFAIFVAWHVYMTLHATRSADIVIDVTRLASDDAYRLKTEARIRETTGQALDLGDATTHVDAPWRPIQNPETTKLTVRLLVDSAYAALGATSAEQALGEEMVASAWAEHRAHATYTQAYFEAADAAPRRLGQRAPQGALSYSATTVTYEDEASPLQDENDALQSDLNDARQALIDQEALFAEAEDRRTALSRAIVAEERDAILAYTGAETQRLKVALEASEAAGAALQETYEVRIAEQAAELTDLRIALELQATAQAAALAARTAELDQLKVGFEATEAATMELRQAHTALTEQWVETNGRAESLTAELAETRSMLEAYQEDNAREASHARAAVHNALADAEYEKGLRLAAVAREAELTEALSVAEAGTAAVRDEADATLKALKIQVNANAALERDRSRIMFAFDATRAREGDLEVDAARSAARAAELLAELEGLRLTLDYERIAREAATAEAAEARRALAYLEVAHRAAQDDLEHATTATAKTNAELSAAHADDARSREQAESLAGDLAAALEELGLLQQARDEIAAARDDLQIRMDGAVQENMRLARLAETRSEELEALSRTLTDAEEGRAAALGRLAESAAREAGLQAALEQAGTDRDAVVAERDSAIAERHDLGQRLADRQAELASIKEGVTWRAASTLKRLGVG, from the coding sequence TATTACGAAATCTTCCATGAGGCGCTCGGCGGGTTGCGCATGGACGCCGCCCGCACCGTGCAGAGCGATCAATGGCGTTCGCGCCACCCGTCCGGCGCGCCCTATTTTCTGGAATTCATTCCGCTGATGGACCCGGCGGGCGGGATTCGCGGCTTCACCGGCGAGCCCGCCCTTGCGGCCGCCTTCTTTCCCGACGGCGGCCTCGGCGGCGACCTCCCCTCCGGCGAGGTGAAGTATGTCGCGGGTCTGATCGCCAACGCCCAGGATGCGGGCCGTATTCCCGTCCTCACCTGCACCCGCACCCTGGGGCGGGCCGACGCCTTGAAGCGTCGGTTTGGCGGGACCCATATCCTGATCCATCGCAACCTGTTCCATCAATGGAACTCTTTCTCGGGCCAGCACCGGACCGGCAACCTCTACTTCCTCGAATATCTGTTCCTGATCATCGCGCGGTCCCGCGACGATGCGTTCATGGACCTGCTCAAGACCTTCACGCCGGCGGACATCGAGACCGATTTCCCGATGGCGATCGAAAGTCGCTACGATGACGCCTTCGCCATCTTCGTCGCCTGGCACGTGTATATGACCTTGCATGCGACGCGATCAGCCGACATCGTCATCGATGTGACGCGGCTCGCGAGCGACGACGCCTATCGCCTCAAGACCGAGGCGCGGATTCGCGAAACGACCGGACAGGCACTCGACCTGGGCGATGCGACTACTCATGTCGATGCACCCTGGCGACCGATCCAGAACCCGGAAACGACCAAACTGACCGTCCGCCTTCTGGTCGACAGCGCTTATGCGGCCCTTGGCGCCACTTCGGCCGAACAGGCGCTGGGCGAGGAGATGGTGGCTTCGGCCTGGGCCGAGCATCGAGCCCACGCGACCTATACCCAGGCCTATTTCGAGGCCGCCGATGCGGCGCCGCGAAGACTGGGACAGCGCGCCCCCCAAGGTGCGCTCAGCTATTCCGCCACGACGGTCACGTACGAGGATGAGGCCTCGCCGCTGCAGGACGAGAACGACGCCTTGCAGTCAGATCTGAACGATGCGCGCCAGGCCCTGATCGACCAGGAAGCTTTGTTCGCCGAGGCCGAAGACCGACGCACGGCCCTCAGCCGCGCCATTGTCGCGGAGGAGCGAGACGCGATACTGGCCTACACGGGCGCCGAGACCCAACGCCTGAAGGTCGCGCTGGAGGCCTCGGAGGCTGCGGGCGCGGCCTTGCAGGAGACCTATGAGGTCCGAATCGCCGAGCAGGCGGCCGAACTCACCGATCTCAGGATCGCCCTTGAACTCCAGGCCACGGCCCAGGCGGCCGCCCTGGCGGCGCGGACGGCCGAACTTGACCAGTTGAAAGTCGGGTTCGAAGCCACCGAAGCGGCGACCATGGAGCTTCGGCAAGCCCACACCGCGTTGACCGAGCAATGGGTCGAAACGAACGGCAGGGCCGAGAGCCTGACCGCCGAACTGGCCGAGACCCGATCCATGCTGGAGGCTTATCAGGAGGACAACGCGAGGGAAGCCTCGCACGCGCGCGCCGCCGTCCACAACGCCTTGGCCGATGCCGAATACGAAAAGGGGCTTCGGCTGGCCGCCGTGGCCCGCGAGGCGGAACTGACCGAAGCCTTGTCGGTCGCCGAGGCCGGAACCGCTGCGGTCCGGGACGAGGCCGACGCGACGCTCAAGGCCCTCAAGATCCAGGTCAACGCCAATGCGGCGCTGGAACGCGACCGGAGTCGGATCATGTTCGCGTTCGACGCGACGCGCGCCCGCGAGGGCGATCTGGAGGTGGACGCGGCCCGATCGGCGGCACGCGCCGCCGAACTGCTGGCCGAGCTCGAGGGCTTGCGGCTGACCCTCGACTATGAACGGATCGCCCGCGAGGCCGCCACGGCGGAAGCCGCAGAGGCGCGACGGGCCCTGGCCTATCTGGAAGTCGCCCACCGGGCGGCCCAGGACGATCTGGAGCACGCCACGACGGCGACGGCGAAGACCAACGCCGAACTCTCCGCCGCGCATGCGGACGACGCCCGCTCAAGGGAACAGGCCGAGAGCCTCGCCGGGGATCTGGCGGCGGCGTTAGAGGAACTGGGTCTTCTGCAACAGGCCCGGGACGAGATCGCGGCCGCGCGCGATGACCTCCAGATTCGCATGGACGGAGCGGTTCAGGAGAACATGCGGCTGGCGCGCCTCGCCGAGACCCGGTCGGAAGAACTGGAGGCGTTGTCACGGACCCTGACCGATGCGGAAGAAGGCCGCGCCGCCGCCCTTGGGCGACTCGCGGAATCGGCGGCGCGCGAAGCCGGGCTGCAAGCGGCTCTCGAGCAGGCCGGGACCGATCGCGACGCCGTCGTCGCCGAACGGGACAGCGCCATCGCCGAGCGTCACGACCTCGGCCAGCGACTCGCGGATCGCCAGGCGGAACTCGCTTCGATCAAGGAGGGCGTCACCTGGCGCGCGGCGTCAACGCTCAAAAGGCTGGGGGTCGGATAA